GACCCGCCTGGATAGCGGAGGCGGCTTTCTGCTGACTTTGCAACGCAAACTCATCCAGCTGCTCGCGCGTCAGGTTGTACATGTCACATAAGTTCTCTGCAGTCACACCCATGTGGTAGTCGTTGAAGGCGCACCATAGGCCGTCTCGAATCATACTGTCGACCACCTGTTGATGGCCCATCGAAAATCCTTGGCGCGCGCCTTGCAACAAATAGGGCGCCTGACTCATATTCTCCATGCCGCCTGCGACGACGATGTCGCTCTCACCTGCGACGATGGACTGCCATGCGAGTTGAATGGATTTTAATCCAGAGCCACAAACCTGATTGATGCTCATCGCGGGTACTTCCTTTGGCAACCCTGCTTCCATGGCAGCTTGGCGGGCTGGGTTCTGTCCTAAGCCGGCTTGCAGGACGTTCCCCATGACGACTTCGTCGACTGCTCCTCTGTCGATACCGGCACGCCGCACGGCCTCCTCAATGACAATGGCGCCTAGCTTCGTCGCCGATACCCCCGATAGGGCTCCTTGAAAGCGACCGATTGGCGTGCGCACCGCGCTGACGATCGCCACTTCTTCCTGCGACACCTTCATCTCCTCCTTCATTCAGCTCGTCTTATCGATGAGTCAAGGTACGACCACCAGTCTTGCGGCAGCGCCGTTCGCAAGTTGATCAAACCCAGCGTTGATGTCATCCAGCGCGATCACGTCCGTCAACAGCTTGTCGACCGGCAGCTTTCCCTGCGTAAACAACCTCATGAAGCGAGAAATATCGCGGGCCGGCACGCAACTTCCGACGTACGAACCCTTCACCGTCCGCTCCTCTGCGGTGAGCGTCACGTAGGAAAAGGCAAACTCGTGTTTGGGGTGAGGTAATCCGGTGGTCACCGTCGTGCCACCCCGGCGGGTAATGCCGTAGGCCACAGCCATCGCCGAAACAGCACCCGCCGTTTCAAACGCATAATCCACACCGCCATTCGTTCGATCCCGAATCAATTGCACAACGTCTGCATCGCGCGAGTCAAAGACATCTGTTGCGCCAAGCGACGCTGCAAACGAGCGTTTATCTGGATTGATATCGACAGCGATGACACGCGCCGCCCCAGCCGCCAACGCTCCTAAGAGCGCACTTAGTCCGACTCCGCCCAGTCCGACAATGGCCACCGTGCTGCCAAACGCGATGTTCGCCGTGTTGACGACAGCGCCCACACCGGTCATGACGGCACAGCCAAATATCGCAGCTTCTGCAAACGACACCTCTTCCTCGACCTTGACCAGAGATCTGCGGGAGACCACGGCGTACTCGGCAAAACCTGAGACGCCCAAGTGGTGAAGATAAATATCATCCCCGTTGTGGATTCGGCGTCCGCCACCTAATAGCGTCCCGGCTTGATTGGCGGCGGCGCCAGGCTCACATAGCGCCGGTCGGCCTTCCTGGCACGGCAGACAATGTCCGCAGCTTGGTACAAACGCACAAACGACGGTGTCACCGACCTGTAAATCGTCCACACCCGCACCCAATTCTTGAACAATGCCAACCGCCTCATGCCCGAGA
Above is a genomic segment from Alicyclobacillus acidoterrestris containing:
- a CDS encoding zinc-dependent alcohol dehydrogenase family protein; protein product: MRTRAAVLHEMGIPAPYQESRPLVIETVELDSPQVGEVLIQIKATGLCHSDLSVVNGSRPRPLPMVLGHEAVGIVQELGAGVDDLQVGDTVVCAFVPSCGHCLPCQEGRPALCEPGAAANQAGTLLGGGRRIHNGDDIYLHHLGVSGFAEYAVVSRRSLVKVEEEVSFAEAAIFGCAVMTGVGAVVNTANIAFGSTVAIVGLGGVGLSALLGALAAGAARVIAVDINPDKRSFAASLGATDVFDSRDADVVQLIRDRTNGGVDYAFETAGAVSAMAVAYGITRRGGTTVTTGLPHPKHEFAFSYVTLTAEERTVKGSYVGSCVPARDISRFMRLFTQGKLPVDKLLTDVIALDDINAGFDQLANGAAARLVVVP